The DNA region GTGGGTATGGAGAGGGTTATTATCGATAAAGTCGATATAAAACTTGGTGAGTCACAGTTATTGCTCTCAGGATATGTCGACAATTTCCTGCAGATACGCAATTTTAAGTTTGATTTGAGTGTGATCTCTCTGAATCTTGACGACACCCAGCATTTTCTCAAGATGTTCAAGCCGGGCGAGATCAAAGGGAAAATAAAAGGGAATTTGAGCCTTTCGGAAACAGACGGCGAAAGTACCTATGATTACGATTTCCAATTGGATGTCAAAAAGATAAGACTGAATCGTTTGGAGAAACTTGGCGGATTATTTGAAAAGTTGAAGCTGAAAGGAAACGTCTCCGGGCTGGTTTATCTGAAGGGTGCGAGCGGCAAGAATCCATCAATGACAGGGGAGATTACAGGCAAAGGGATTGGTTTCAAGACTGTTCTTGCCAGGCCTATCTTTGGTTTAACCGGCAAGATACTTCTTAGCGGGGACAGGATCAGTATTCAGGATGTGCGCGCCGGAATGGGTAGATCAAAAGGGATGGTGTCCCTTGATATGGATGTCTCCACAACTCCACACATTATCCTTACAATAGATGGCGACGAGATATATCTTGAGGACATCGTCAAGCATGCAAGCGAAACCGATGGAGAAACGGATATTGCAGATAGCCCTGAGCCGCCGGGCGAGGAGAGGAAAAAGTTTATTGATCCGAGCTGGGAAATTCACGTCAAGTCAAAAAAGGGGACGATCAACACGATTACATATAATGACCTTGAGGCTTCACTCGCGATTGCGGACGATCAGTTCGAATTCAGCAAACTCAAATTCGGGGGGTATGCCGGGGAGTGGGATATCGCAGGCAATCTGGATATACGCGACGGGAATCAGCTTTTTTCGGTAAAACTGAAAGTGGATAATGTTGACATGAAACCGTTTTTTCATGATGTCATTCCTGATGTAAACAGAATAGGCGGGCACATGGATCTGCGGGGGGAGGTAAGTGGAAACGGATTGTCATGGGATATGTTCAGAAAAAATCTCTCCGGGCGGATGGATATTGAAATGCGCGACGGCATGGTAGAGAAATTCGGCGGCGTCTCCCAGGTTTTTGCCTATATCAACGTGTTGCCGTTGTTCAAGAAACGGCATGTCGATATGGTTGGAAAGGGATTGCCATTCAATACGGTCAAGGGAACATTCAGCCTGAAAGATGGTGTGGGGAATACGGAAAACCTTACCATGGAAGGGGACGTTCTCAGACTCTCCATGCTAGGGGACGTTAATCTTGCTGAAGGGAAACTCGACCTGTTACTAGGATTAAAACCGTTTACTACGATAGATAAGGTAGTATCCAGCATCCCTCTTGCGGGGAAGATCCTTGCGGGGGACGAAAAGAGCCTTATTATCAGCTATTACCGACTAGGGGGGACATTTGATAATCCTGACTCCAGGGCGGTTCCGGCTGAATCTGTTGCCAGGACAATGATAGGGATTGTTCAAAGAATTCTTGAAGCACCTGCCAAGGCGCTTTCCACAACAGGAAATTCTCAAAATGAATAGAGCCGAATTTTGACTAACTAATTAAATAATCGCATTTTAGAAACAAATGCTATATTATTTCCAAAGATGGGAAAACATTGATTTCTTAACTGGAGATAAGGAAATTGGGAATTGATAATAATATTCTTGGTTCCGACGACGGGTCTCTTGCCGATTTTGAAGAAGAGCTTTTAACACAGCAGAAGACCAAGTCATACAGGAACCTGTTTTTTGTACTGCTTCTGCTAGCTCTTTTCTCAAGCATTGGATTTTACGCCTGGAAAAAGGGGAAAATCTCCACCGACATCGTTTCAAAATTAAGAAAGTCCGAGGATAAGAAGGGGATGGCGGATTCCGCCCTGAAAGCGGATGAAACCGGAAAAGCACCATCGGACAAAAAGGGCAAAAAGGATATTGATATAGAGAGGATCGAGCCTGATTCCGTGAAAACTTCCTCGACGTATAAAATAAAGGTGCAACCGGGTGAAGCTAGGTCGGGAAAATATTTCCTCCAGGTCGGCATTTTCGCTGAAAAGAAGAATGCTGAAAAAGTCCTGAAGATGCTCGAAAAGGCGGGTCTAGACCCAAGATCATCCGATACAATGATCCCGTCGAAAAGGGTGAGGGTGGTTGTCGGTCATTTCCCTTTCAGGGAGCTTGCCATGGATGAAGCGGCGGCCCTTCGGAACAAGGGATTCAAGCCTAAGGTGCAGATCATGGCCCCTGGCGTCTATTCGCTCATCATGGGGAATTTCGCCACGGTCAAGGAAGCAAAAAAGCTGATCAGCGAGCTGGAAGACAAGGGGATACCTGTCAGGACAGATTATAAACTTACGAGAGATTTCATGATCCCAGCTACTGTTGTATACCTTAAGGATATCGAGGCTGGGGATTCACTCGACAAGGCTGAAGCTCTTCTTAAGAGAAACAAGATAGAGTACACACTGCGAAAGTAGAGGCTCACGCCAGCCTTTGAGATATTGAGAGCAGGCTCTTTTTATGAAGCCGCCTCTTTAAGCGACAATGTTTATGGTATTCCCTTTAAGAGTTTCTTTCCGGATTTCGTTGTTTTTCTCGATTTTCTGTTCGGCGATTTGGTCATCCGCGGCCCTGTTTTGGAGTTCAACGTTTGGATTTACCCCTTTTGAGGAGTCGGGCGTGCCGAACTGAACCTGATTTACCTTGTCTTGAAAGACGCCTATTGCTACAGGATCCATTTCTTTTACCTAATAAATACCTTATTTCTCAATGATACACTTTCACATGAAAATAATCTACTTTCCATCCAGTTTCTCCGGCAAGTATGCTATCATTCCTATTCACTTATATGGAAAACATCAGGAACTTTTCAATTATCGCCCATGTAGACCATGGAAAATCGACTCTGGCCGATCGGATGCTGGAATTTACCGGCGCGCTCACTAGCCGTGAAATGAAGGATCAGGTGCTGGACAAGATGGACCTTGAGCGGGAACGGGGCATCACCATCAAGGCTCAGGCCGTAAGGCTGAAATATAAGGCCAAGAACGGCCAAGAATATATGCTGAACCTGATCGACACACCTGGACATGTCGATTTTTCTTACGAAGTCTCCAGAAGTCTTGGCGCGTGCGAAGGGGGGATCCTTCTGGTAGATGCCTCGCAGGGGATCGAGGCCCAAACCATCGCCAATTTCCATCTCGCTTCAGACCTCGGTTTGGAGGTAATTCCGGTTATAAACAAGATCGACCTTCCGGCAGCTGACCCGGTAATGGCAAAACAGCAGATCGAGGATATCCTTTGCATCGACGCCTCGGAAGCGGTTCTAGCTTCGGCAAAGAAGGGGGTCGGTGTAGAGGATGTGCTGGAGGCGGTAGTAAACAAAATCCCTCCTCCAAAAGGGGACAGAAACGCCCCTTTGAAGGCCCTCCTGCTTGATTCATGGTACGACCCGTATAAAGGGGTAGTTGTGCTGACGAGGATCTATGACGGCGTTATAAGGCCAAACATGAAGATATGGCTAATGCGGTCGGATAAGGAGTATGTAATAACACAGCTTGGGGTTTCCACGCCAGCCGACCTCGACCTGAAGGAAGCTGGCCCGGGAGAGGTTGTCTTTTTTACGGCGGCAATTAAAACGGTTGCCGATACGAACGTGGGGGACACCATTACCGAATATAGGAGACCCACGACAGAGCCGTTAGCCGGTTTCAAGGAATCGAAGCCGATGGTTTTCTCGGGCCTCTATCCTGTGGAAGGGGACAGCTACGAAGCGCTTAGGGAGGCTCTTGAGAAGCTTCACCTGAACGATGCTTCTTTCCAATATGAACCGGAAACGTCCGCCGCGCTCGGTTTTGGATTCAGGTGCGGATTTCTTGGATTACTGCATATGGAAATTATCAGGGAGCGGCTTGAGCGGGATTTTGACCTTACTTTGATAAGCACATCCCCTTCTGTTAACTACAGAGTGACGCTCCAGGATGGAACCACGGTCATGGTGGATAATCCGTCCAGGCTCCCGAAGATGTATAACTTCATTGAGGAGCCGATAATGAAGGCGACGATCATATCACCAGACAGTTACATTGGCGACATCTACAAGCTTGTGGAAGAAAAGCGCGGCGTTCAGGAAAAGATGGAATACATTGGGTCGGGAAGGGTGATGCTCGTATATCATGTTCCGCTCAATGAAGTTGTGCTCGATTTTTTCGACAAACTGAAGTCCGCCACGCGCGGGTATGCTTCCGTCGATTTCGAGGATGCCGGATTCCAGAAGGGGAAGCTGGTTAAGCTCGACCTGATGGTGAACGGAGAGGCTGTAGACGCTCTCAGCTTTATTGTTCATTCCGACAAGGCTTATACTGTGGGGCGAGACCTCGCCGCCAGAATGAAGGAGCTTATTCCGAGGCAGATGTTTGAAATAGCTATTCAGGCCTCAATAGGGAGCAGGGTAATAGCCCGGGAGAGCATTAAGGCGATGAGGAAGAACGTCACAGCCAAGTGCTACGGCGGAGATATCTCCAGAAAGAGAAAGCTTCTGGAAAAGCAGAAAGCCGGAAAGAAAAAGATGAAACAGATAGGAAACGTGGAAATACCGCAAAACGCATTTATGGCTATTTTGAAGAAGTAGGAAAATGGATAAAACTCAAAAATCGCTTTCACGGGAATACATTGAGGCAATAATCCTCGCCCTTATTTTCGCGCTTGTCATAAGATCTTTCGTTGTGCAGGCATTCAAGATACCGTCGGGCTCAATGGTGCCTACTCTCCTGGTGGGGGATCAGATACTGGTGGACAAGCTTGTATACAAATTCCGCGAGCCGAAAAGAGGGGACATCATGGTTTTCAAATACCCGCAGGATCCGTCGCGGGATTTCATCAAAAGACTGGTCGGTCTCCCAGGCGAGAAGATAGAGGTGCGTGACCGTATTGTATATATCAACGATATGCCGCTGGACGATTCCATGTATGCCTATCACGAAAGCGGGCTGGAAGGATACTTCCCGGTCGTGCCGAGAGACAATTTCAATCCAGTGATAATTCCTGAAGGGAAATACTTCATGATGGGGGATAACAGGGAGAACAGCATGGACAGCAGGTGGTGGGGATTCCTGGACAGGGAAGCGGTCGTCGGCAGGGCTTTCACTATCTACTGGTCGCGCGATATATACCGTATGCTCCCTCT from Nitrospinota bacterium includes:
- a CDS encoding SPOR domain-containing protein, with amino-acid sequence MGIDNNILGSDDGSLADFEEELLTQQKTKSYRNLFFVLLLLALFSSIGFYAWKKGKISTDIVSKLRKSEDKKGMADSALKADETGKAPSDKKGKKDIDIERIEPDSVKTSSTYKIKVQPGEARSGKYFLQVGIFAEKKNAEKVLKMLEKAGLDPRSSDTMIPSKRVRVVVGHFPFRELAMDEAAALRNKGFKPKVQIMAPGVYSLIMGNFATVKEAKKLISELEDKGIPVRTDYKLTRDFMIPATVVYLKDIEAGDSLDKAEALLKRNKIEYTLRK
- the lepA gene encoding translation elongation factor 4, whose translation is MENIRNFSIIAHVDHGKSTLADRMLEFTGALTSREMKDQVLDKMDLERERGITIKAQAVRLKYKAKNGQEYMLNLIDTPGHVDFSYEVSRSLGACEGGILLVDASQGIEAQTIANFHLASDLGLEVIPVINKIDLPAADPVMAKQQIEDILCIDASEAVLASAKKGVGVEDVLEAVVNKIPPPKGDRNAPLKALLLDSWYDPYKGVVVLTRIYDGVIRPNMKIWLMRSDKEYVITQLGVSTPADLDLKEAGPGEVVFFTAAIKTVADTNVGDTITEYRRPTTEPLAGFKESKPMVFSGLYPVEGDSYEALREALEKLHLNDASFQYEPETSAALGFGFRCGFLGLLHMEIIRERLERDFDLTLISTSPSVNYRVTLQDGTTVMVDNPSRLPKMYNFIEEPIMKATIISPDSYIGDIYKLVEEKRGVQEKMEYIGSGRVMLVYHVPLNEVVLDFFDKLKSATRGYASVDFEDAGFQKGKLVKLDLMVNGEAVDALSFIVHSDKAYTVGRDLAARMKELIPRQMFEIAIQASIGSRVIARESIKAMRKNVTAKCYGGDISRKRKLLEKQKAGKKKMKQIGNVEIPQNAFMAILKK
- the lepB gene encoding signal peptidase I; amino-acid sequence: MDKTQKSLSREYIEAIILALIFALVIRSFVVQAFKIPSGSMVPTLLVGDQILVDKLVYKFREPKRGDIMVFKYPQDPSRDFIKRLVGLPGEKIEVRDRIVYINDMPLDDSMYAYHESGLEGYFPVVPRDNFNPVIIPEGKYFMMGDNRENSMDSRWWGFLDREAVVGRAFTIYWSRDIYRMLPLGMRWDRFGKLIH